A single genomic interval of Streptococcus oralis subsp. dentisani harbors:
- a CDS encoding TPM domain-containing protein yields MMKKLLSFLLAVFLAFTLIGIVSADMSSQTLIYDEAGLLSSNEKSKLEEEAQAIYKEHQFKSYLLIADTYDDVTQYTTDFFKKGKEDAILLIIGKSKDYRTICYKGKAKELLGDFWDTFIKGVYHSNSSWYDSAHRSLTAIAAKFGPLKRLVDEADLLSDAEEKDLLSKLDEISERQKCDLVIVTVKDLGGKTPEAFADDYFDYNGYGQGEDYSGLLLLLSMKERDWHITTTGYAIRAFTDAGLEYMSDRFVPKLSNGEYEQAFSSFAELSDKFLTQAKTDKPYDKGNLPKEPLSWIWVPLSLGVGLVTAFVVVSSMAGQLKSVEPDVAATNYIVENSLTVTQAEEKFLYKTVDKVARPKESKSSSGGSSTHTSSSGRTHGGAGGKF; encoded by the coding sequence ATGATGAAAAAACTACTATCATTCCTTCTTGCGGTTTTTCTCGCTTTTACCTTGATTGGGATTGTGTCAGCTGACATGTCAAGTCAAACTTTAATTTATGATGAGGCCGGCCTCCTATCATCCAATGAGAAAAGCAAACTAGAAGAAGAAGCACAAGCTATTTACAAAGAGCATCAGTTCAAATCTTATCTGCTCATTGCTGACACTTATGATGATGTAACTCAATATACAACGGATTTCTTCAAGAAAGGGAAGGAAGATGCTATTCTTCTGATAATAGGGAAGTCTAAAGATTATAGAACTATCTGCTACAAGGGAAAAGCAAAAGAGCTTCTGGGAGATTTTTGGGATACCTTTATCAAAGGAGTTTATCATAGCAATAGTAGTTGGTATGACAGTGCCCACCGTAGTTTGACTGCTATTGCTGCTAAGTTTGGACCCCTGAAGCGTCTCGTGGATGAAGCGGATTTACTGAGTGATGCAGAAGAAAAAGATTTATTAAGTAAACTTGATGAGATTAGTGAGCGGCAGAAATGTGACCTTGTTATTGTGACTGTCAAGGATCTGGGAGGGAAGACACCAGAAGCCTTTGCAGATGATTATTTTGACTATAATGGTTATGGTCAGGGTGAGGACTATAGTGGTTTATTGTTGTTGTTAAGTATGAAGGAACGGGATTGGCATATCACCACAACAGGTTATGCGATTCGAGCATTTACCGATGCAGGTTTAGAATATATGTCTGATCGGTTCGTTCCGAAACTAAGCAACGGAGAATATGAGCAAGCATTTAGCAGTTTTGCAGAACTGAGCGATAAGTTCTTAACGCAGGCTAAGACAGATAAACCTTATGACAAAGGGAATCTTCCTAAGGAACCGCTAAGTTGGATATGGGTGCCCCTATCTCTAGGTGTAGGTCTTGTCACAGCCTTTGTAGTTGTTTCAAGTATGGCTGGCCAACTCAAAAGTGTTGAGCCAGATGTGGCAGCGACAAATTATATTGTAGAAAATAGTCTTACTGTCACTCAAGCAGAAGAAAAGTTTCTATATAAAACGGTTGATAAGGTGGCGCGTCCCAAAGAGAGTAAATCTTCTTCTGGAGGTAGCAGTACTCACACATCTTCATCAGGAAGAACTCACGGTGGTGCAGGAGGCAAGTTTTAA
- a CDS encoding GMP reductase has product MLNEFPIFDYEDIQLIPNKCVIKSRAEADTSVTLGNHTFKLPVVPANMQTILDENVAEQLAKGGYFYIMHRFDEAGRIPFIKRMHDQGLIASISVGVKDYEYDFVSQLKADAPEYITIDIAHGHADSVISMIQHIKKELPETFVIAGNVGTPEAVRELENAGADATKVGIGPGKVCITKVKTGFGTGGWQLAALRWCAKAARKPIIADGGIRTHGDIAKSIRFGASMVMIGSLFAGHIESPGKTIEVDGEQFKEYYGSASQYQKGAYKNVEGKRILLPAKGHLQDTLTEMEQDLQSAISYAGGRKVADLKHVDYVIVKNSIWNGDASH; this is encoded by the coding sequence ATGTTAAATGAATTTCCAATTTTTGATTACGAAGATATTCAGTTGATCCCTAATAAATGTGTCATTAAAAGCCGTGCAGAAGCGGATACAAGTGTCACACTTGGAAATCACACTTTCAAACTACCTGTTGTGCCAGCAAATATGCAGACGATTTTGGATGAGAATGTTGCAGAGCAATTGGCTAAAGGCGGATACTTCTACATTATGCACCGTTTTGATGAGGCGGGGCGCATTCCTTTTATCAAGCGCATGCACGACCAGGGCCTCATTGCTTCCATTTCTGTCGGTGTCAAGGATTACGAGTATGACTTTGTTAGTCAGCTCAAGGCTGATGCTCCTGAATATATCACGATTGACATCGCTCATGGACATGCTGATAGCGTGATTTCTATGATTCAACACATCAAGAAGGAATTACCAGAAACTTTTGTCATTGCTGGGAATGTAGGGACACCAGAAGCTGTGCGTGAATTGGAAAATGCTGGTGCGGATGCAACTAAGGTTGGAATCGGTCCTGGTAAGGTTTGTATCACCAAGGTCAAGACTGGTTTTGGTACAGGCGGTTGGCAATTGGCTGCCCTACGCTGGTGTGCCAAGGCTGCGCGTAAACCGATTATTGCTGATGGTGGGATTCGTACTCATGGTGATATTGCCAAGTCAATCCGTTTCGGTGCTAGCATGGTCATGATTGGTTCCCTATTTGCAGGACATATCGAAAGCCCAGGAAAGACGATTGAAGTCGACGGCGAACAGTTCAAAGAATACTATGGTTCAGCTTCACAATATCAAAAGGGTGCTTATAAAAACGTGGAAGGAAAACGCATCTTACTTCCTGCAAAAGGGCATTTGCAAGATACCCTTACCGAGATGGAGCAAGATCTGCAGAGTGCCATTTCCTACGCAGGGGGACGCAAGGTTGCTGACCTCAAGCACGTTGATTATGTTATCGTGAAAAACTCTATCTGGAACGGGGATGCTTCCCACTAA
- the rnc gene encoding ribonuclease III, with protein MKELQTVLKKRFAIEFADKKLLETAFTHTSYANEHRLLKISHNERLEFLGDAVLQLLISEYLYKKYPKKPEGDLSKLRAMIVREESLAGFARDCQFDQFIKLGKGEEKSGGRNRDTILGDAFEAFLGALLLDKDVAKVKEFIYQVMIPKVEAGDFEMIKDYKTHLQELLQVNGDVDIRYQVISETGPAHDKVFDVEVLVEGKSIGKGQGRSKKLAEQEAAKNAVEKGLDSCI; from the coding sequence ATGAAAGAATTACAAACTGTACTGAAGAAGCGTTTTGCAATCGAATTTGCAGACAAAAAGCTACTGGAAACGGCCTTTACTCATACGAGTTATGCCAATGAGCATCGCCTCTTAAAAATTTCACACAATGAGCGCTTGGAATTTTTAGGAGACGCTGTTCTGCAATTATTGATTTCAGAATACCTGTATAAAAAATATCCTAAGAAACCAGAGGGTGATTTGTCCAAGCTCCGTGCCATGATTGTCCGTGAGGAGAGTTTGGCTGGTTTTGCGCGCGATTGCCAGTTTGATCAGTTTATCAAGCTAGGAAAAGGGGAAGAAAAGTCTGGTGGGCGCAATCGTGACACCATTCTTGGTGATGCTTTTGAAGCCTTTCTGGGTGCTTTGCTTTTAGACAAAGATGTGGCTAAGGTAAAAGAGTTTATCTATCAGGTCATGATTCCCAAGGTTGAAGCAGGTGACTTTGAAATGATTAAGGATTATAAGACACACCTGCAAGAGTTACTCCAGGTCAATGGAGATGTGGACATTCGCTACCAGGTTATCTCTGAGACAGGACCTGCTCATGATAAGGTTTTTGATGTAGAAGTTCTAGTTGAAGGAAAGAGCATCGGAAAAGGCCAAGGCCGTTCTAAAAAATTAGCAGAGCAAGAGGCTGCCAAAAATGCCGTTGAGAAGGGGCTGGATTCATGTATTTAA
- the smc gene encoding chromosome segregation protein SMC, which produces MYLKEIEIQGFKSFADKTKVVFDQGVTAVVGPNGSGKSNITESLRWALGESSVKSLRGGKMPDVIFAGTESRKPLNYASVVVTLDNEDGFIKDAGQEIKVERHIYRSGDSEYRIDGKKVRLRDVHDLFLDTGLGRDSFSIISQGKVEEIFNSKPEERRAIFEEAAGVLKYKTRRKETESKLQQTQDNLDRLEDIIYELDNQIKPLAKQAENARKFLDLDGQRKAIYLDVLVAQIKENKAELELTEEELTQVQELLTSYYQKREELEEENQSLKKKRQELQAQMSKDQGSLMDLTNLISDLERKLALSKLESEQVALNQQEAQARLASLEDKRKTLSKEKAEKEANLAQLEESLAENNKELNRLEAELLAFSDDPDQMIELLRERFVALLQEEADVSNQLTRIENELENSRQLSQKQADQLEKLKEQLATAKEKASQQEAELETAKGQVQKLLADYQASAKEQEEQKVSYQAQQSQLFDRLDSLKNKQARAQSLENILRNHSNFYAGVKSVLQEKDRLGGIIGAVSEHLTFDVHYQTALEIALGASSQHIIVEDENAATKAIDFLKRNRAGRATFLPLTTIKARTISSQNQDAIAASPGFLGMADELVSFDKRLEAIFKNLLATTAIFDTVEHARTAARQVRYQVRMVTLDGTELRTGGSYAGGANRQNNSIFIKPELEQLQKEIAEEEADLRSDEASLKTLQDEIALLAERLEAIKSQGEQARIQEQGLSLAYQQTNQQVEELETLWKLQEEELNRLSEGDWQADKEKCQERLATIASEKQNLEAEIEEIKSNKNAIQERYQNLQEEVAQARLLKSELQGQKRYEVTDIERLGKELDDLDIEQEEIQRLLQEKVDNLEKVDTALLSQQEEEAKTQKANLQQGLIRKQFELDDIEGQLDDIASHLDQARQQNEEWIRKQTRAEAKKEKVSERLRYLQAQLTDQYQISYNEALEKAHELENLTLAEQEVKDLEKAIRLLGPVNLDAIDQYEEVYNRLDFLNSQRDDILSAKNLLLETITEMNDEVKERFKSTFEAIRESFKVTFRQMFGGGQADLILTEGDLLTAGVEISVQPPGKKIQSLNLMSGGEKALSALALLFSIIRVKTIPFVILDEVEAALDEANVKRFGDYLNRFDKDSQFIVVTHRKGTMAAADSIYGVTMQESGVSKIVSVKLKDIEETVD; this is translated from the coding sequence ATGTATTTAAAGGAAATTGAGATTCAGGGATTCAAGTCCTTTGCTGATAAGACCAAAGTCGTCTTTGACCAAGGTGTGACAGCTGTCGTTGGGCCAAATGGATCTGGAAAATCAAATATCACAGAAAGTCTGCGATGGGCCTTGGGGGAGTCTAGTGTCAAAAGCCTTCGTGGTGGCAAGATGCCCGATGTCATTTTTGCTGGGACTGAAAGTCGTAAACCGCTCAATTATGCCTCTGTTGTCGTGACCTTGGATAATGAAGATGGCTTTATCAAGGATGCAGGACAAGAAATCAAGGTAGAACGCCATATCTATCGTAGTGGAGATAGTGAGTATCGAATTGATGGCAAGAAAGTCCGTCTGCGCGATGTACATGACCTTTTCTTGGATACAGGTTTGGGACGGGATTCCTTCTCTATCATTTCCCAAGGGAAGGTTGAGGAGATTTTTAATTCCAAGCCTGAAGAGCGTCGAGCTATTTTTGAAGAAGCAGCTGGGGTTTTGAAATACAAAACTCGTAGAAAAGAAACAGAAAGCAAACTGCAACAAACTCAGGACAATTTAGATCGTTTAGAGGATATTATCTATGAGTTGGACAATCAAATCAAGCCTCTTGCCAAACAAGCCGAGAATGCTCGTAAGTTTCTAGACTTGGATGGTCAACGCAAGGCTATTTACTTGGATGTGCTGGTTGCCCAAATCAAGGAAAACAAGGCAGAACTAGAGCTAACAGAAGAAGAACTAACTCAGGTTCAGGAACTTTTGACTAGTTATTACCAAAAGCGTGAAGAGTTAGAAGAGGAAAATCAAAGTCTTAAAAAGAAACGCCAGGAGCTCCAAGCTCAAATGTCCAAAGACCAAGGGAGCTTGATGGATCTGACGAATCTGATAAGTGATTTAGAGCGAAAATTAGCCCTATCGAAGTTGGAATCTGAGCAGGTAGCCCTCAATCAACAAGAAGCACAAGCCCGTTTGGCATCTTTGGAAGATAAGAGAAAGACTCTTAGTAAAGAGAAGGCGGAAAAAGAAGCAAACTTGGCACAGTTAGAGGAAAGTCTAGCTGAAAACAACAAGGAACTCAATCGTTTAGAGGCAGAATTGCTAGCTTTTTCAGATGATCCTGACCAGATGATCGAGCTCTTGCGCGAACGCTTTGTCGCTCTTTTACAGGAAGAAGCGGATGTCTCAAACCAACTGACTCGCATCGAGAATGAGTTGGAAAACAGCCGTCAGCTATCTCAAAAACAAGCAGATCAACTTGAGAAACTGAAAGAACAACTGGCTACAGCGAAAGAAAAGGCAAGTCAGCAAGAGGCTGAGCTTGAAACTGCCAAGGGGCAGGTTCAGAAATTATTGGCTGACTACCAAGCTAGTGCCAAGGAGCAAGAGGAGCAGAAAGTTTCTTACCAAGCCCAGCAGAGCCAACTCTTTGACCGTCTGGATAGTCTCAAAAACAAGCAGGCTAGAGCCCAAAGTTTAGAGAACATTCTTAGAAATCATAGCAACTTTTACGCGGGTGTTAAGAGTGTTCTCCAAGAAAAAGACCGTCTTGGTGGGATCATTGGTGCAGTCAGTGAACATTTGACCTTTGATGTGCATTATCAAACTGCCTTGGAGATTGCACTTGGAGCTAGCAGTCAGCATATCATTGTAGAAGATGAAAACGCGGCAACAAAGGCGATTGATTTCCTAAAACGTAACAGAGCTGGTCGTGCAACCTTCCTTCCTTTGACAACGATTAAGGCGCGTACAATCTCTAGTCAGAATCAAGATGCTATCGCTGCAAGTCCAGGATTTCTGGGCATGGCTGATGAGTTGGTGTCGTTTGACAAGAGACTAGAAGCCATTTTCAAGAACTTGCTAGCTACGACAGCAATTTTTGATACTGTAGAACATGCGCGTACGGCAGCTCGCCAAGTTCGCTATCAGGTTCGTATGGTGACACTGGATGGGACAGAGTTGCGTACAGGTGGTTCCTACGCGGGTGGTGCCAATCGTCAAAACAACAGTATTTTCATCAAGCCAGAGCTGGAACAATTACAAAAAGAAATTGCTGAAGAAGAAGCTGACTTGCGGTCAGATGAAGCGAGTTTGAAGACCTTGCAAGATGAGATAGCGTTATTGGCAGAAAGATTAGAAGCTATCAAATCACAAGGTGAGCAAGCTCGTATACAGGAGCAAGGTTTGTCCCTAGCTTATCAGCAAACCAATCAGCAGGTCGAAGAACTGGAAACTCTTTGGAAACTTCAAGAAGAGGAATTAAATCGTCTTTCTGAAGGAGATTGGCAAGCGGACAAGGAAAAATGCCAAGAGCGCCTTGCTACTATCGCCAGTGAAAAGCAAAATCTGGAAGCTGAAATTGAAGAAATTAAGTCTAACAAAAACGCTATTCAAGAACGTTATCAAAACTTGCAGGAAGAGGTAGCTCAAGCACGCTTGCTTAAGTCGGAACTACAGGGACAAAAACGTTACGAAGTAACTGATATAGAACGCTTAGGCAAGGAGCTGGATGATCTGGATATCGAACAAGAGGAAATTCAGCGTCTTCTCCAAGAAAAGGTCGATAATCTTGAGAAAGTGGATACGGCTTTGCTAAGCCAGCAGGAGGAAGAGGCCAAAACTCAGAAAGCCAATCTTCAACAAGGTCTGATTCGCAAGCAGTTTGAGTTGGATGATATTGAAGGTCAGCTGGATGATATTGCCAGTCATTTGGATCAAGCTCGCCAGCAGAACGAGGAGTGGATTCGTAAACAAACACGTGCTGAAGCTAAGAAGGAAAAAGTCAGCGAACGCTTGCGCTATCTACAAGCTCAATTAACAGACCAGTACCAGATTAGCTACAATGAGGCTCTAGAAAAGGCTCATGAACTGGAAAATCTCACTCTGGCGGAGCAAGAGGTTAAGGACTTAGAGAAGGCTATTCGCTTGCTGGGTCCTGTCAACTTGGACGCTATTGACCAGTACGAAGAAGTTTACAACCGTCTGGATTTCCTCAATAGTCAACGAGATGATATTTTGTCTGCGAAAAACCTACTCCTTGAGACCATCACAGAGATGAATGATGAGGTTAAGGAGCGCTTCAAATCAACCTTTGAGGCTATTCGTGAGTCCTTTAAAGTGACCTTTAGACAGATGTTTGGCGGAGGTCAAGCAGACTTGATATTGACTGAGGGCGATCTTTTAACAGCTGGTGTGGAGATTTCTGTCCAACCACCAGGTAAGAAAATCCAATCTCTCAACCTCATGAGTGGTGGGGAAAAAGCCCTATCAGCTCTGGCTCTGCTCTTCTCCATTATCCGTGTCAAGACCATTCCTTTTGTCATCTTGGACGAGGTAGAGGCGGCATTGGACGAAGCCAATGTCAAACGTTTTGGGGATTACCTTAACCGCTTTGACAAGGATAGTCAGTTTATCGTCGTAACCCACCGTAAGGGGACGATGGCGGCAGCGGATTCTATCTATGGAGTTACCATGCAAGAATCAGGTGTTTCCAAGATTGTTTCGGTTAAGTTAAAAGACATTGAAGAAACAGTAGACTAG
- a CDS encoding bifunctional riboflavin kinase/FAD synthetase, translated as MITTVPIKNEKDIAVPGKTVLVLGYFDGIHKGHQKLFEVASKASMKDYLPVVVMTFTESPKLALQPYQPELMLHIVNHEEREHKMKWHGVEALFLLDFSSKFANLTGQEFFDTYVRALKPAIIVAGFDYTFGSDKKTADDLKDYFDGEIIIVPPVEDEKGKISSTRIRQAILDGDVKEVNHLLGTPLPTRGMVVHGNARGRTIGYPTANLVLRDRTYMPADGVYVVDVEVQRQRYRGMASVGKNVTFDGEEPRFEVNIFDFSDDIYGETVMVYWLDRVRDMIKFDTVEELVDQLKIDEEIARNWKGGE; from the coding sequence ATGATTACAACAGTACCTATTAAGAACGAAAAAGATATTGCAGTACCGGGGAAAACAGTCCTTGTACTAGGTTATTTTGATGGCATCCACAAGGGGCATCAGAAACTTTTTGAAGTGGCCAGCAAGGCTTCGATGAAGGACTATCTACCAGTTGTTGTGATGACCTTTACAGAGTCGCCAAAACTTGCCTTACAACCTTATCAACCTGAGCTCATGCTTCACATCGTTAATCATGAGGAGCGGGAGCACAAGATGAAGTGGCACGGGGTAGAAGCTCTTTTCCTACTGGACTTTAGTAGCAAGTTCGCTAATCTAACAGGGCAGGAATTCTTTGATACTTATGTTAGAGCTTTAAAACCAGCTATTATCGTAGCAGGATTTGATTACACGTTTGGCTCAGATAAGAAAACTGCAGATGACTTGAAGGATTATTTTGATGGAGAGATTATCATTGTTCCTCCGGTCGAGGATGAAAAGGGCAAGATCAGTTCCACACGGATTCGCCAAGCTATTCTTGATGGAGATGTCAAGGAAGTCAACCATCTACTAGGCACACCTCTCCCAACCCGTGGGATGGTCGTTCACGGAAATGCTCGTGGACGGACTATCGGTTACCCAACAGCCAATCTAGTCCTAAGAGATCGAACTTATATGCCAGCAGACGGTGTTTACGTAGTTGATGTGGAAGTACAACGTCAGAGATATCGTGGTATGGCAAGCGTTGGGAAAAATGTTACTTTCGATGGAGAAGAGCCACGTTTTGAAGTCAATATTTTTGACTTTTCAGATGATATTTATGGTGAGACAGTCATGGTCTACTGGTTAGACCGTGTCCGCGATATGATCAAATTTGACACCGTCGAAGAGCTCGTAGATCAACTCAAGATAGACGAAGAGATTGCTCGGAACTGGAAGGGTGGAGAGTAG
- a CDS encoding CD1845 family protein, producing the protein MRWILKIILFPISLVLSILTAFLTFLLGIGTALLYIVMVFCIFGALASFVQGEIGIGISGLVIGFLFSPYGLPMIGATVIAFIELINDRIKAV; encoded by the coding sequence ATGCGATGGATATTAAAAATTATCTTATTTCCGATTAGTCTTGTCTTATCAATTTTGACAGCTTTTCTGACATTTTTACTTGGTATTGGAACGGCGTTGCTGTATATCGTTATGGTGTTCTGCATATTTGGAGCATTAGCTTCTTTCGTTCAAGGAGAAATCGGAATAGGTATATCTGGATTGGTTATCGGTTTCCTGTTTAGTCCTTATGGACTTCCTATGATAGGAGCAACAGTGATAGCGTTTATCGAATTGATAAATGATAGGATAAAAGCGGTGTAG
- a CDS encoding VOC family protein: protein MNKITCICLGVRDMERSIKFYRDGLGYKTNCKENNPPVCFFDTPGTKFELFPLEQLAKDIDENNPPKGNGFSEITLAYNVEHKEDVDSVIELVKKAGGKIVKEPQEVFWGGYHAYFSDLDGYYWEVSWGPNFQFDENGLLKF, encoded by the coding sequence ATGAATAAGATTACTTGTATCTGCTTAGGTGTTAGAGATATGGAAAGGTCAATCAAGTTTTATAGAGATGGTTTAGGATATAAGACTAACTGTAAAGAAAATAATCCGCCAGTATGTTTTTTCGATACTCCAGGAACAAAATTTGAACTATTTCCTTTGGAACAATTAGCAAAAGATATTGATGAGAATAATCCACCAAAGGGAAATGGATTTTCCGAAATTACATTAGCGTACAATGTTGAACATAAAGAAGATGTTGATAGTGTAATTGAATTAGTAAAAAAAGCAGGTGGAAAAATTGTAAAAGAGCCACAGGAAGTTTTCTGGGGTGGATATCATGCGTATTTTTCGGATTTAGATGGATACTACTGGGAAGTTTCGTGGGGACCAAATTTTCAATTTGATGAAAATGGATTGCTGAAATTTTGA
- a CDS encoding TfoX/Sxy family protein, with amino-acid sequence MNEFNEFVREIFSAAGDIVIKSMMGGYLIYFNGKLIGDICNNELFLKRTPTSDKLLSDSELRYPYEGSKTLMYVFDRFEDPDLITELLEGMYAELPEKKPKKAK; translated from the coding sequence GTGAATGAATTTAACGAATTTGTTCGTGAGATTTTTTCCGCAGCAGGTGATATTGTCATAAAATCCATGATGGGTGGATACCTTATATATTTTAACGGTAAGTTGATAGGTGACATTTGCAATAATGAATTATTTTTAAAGAGAACGCCGACATCTGACAAACTTCTTTCAGACTCAGAATTGCGTTATCCGTATGAGGGTTCAAAGACATTGATGTATGTATTCGACAGATTTGAGGATCCGGATTTGATTACTGAACTACTGGAAGGTATGTATGCGGAACTGCCTGAAAAGAAACCCAAGAAAGCTAAATGA
- a CDS encoding restriction endonuclease subunit S — protein sequence MLNQAPSRAQQHIRKGDIVVSTVRPNLKNIAITELDDENLVASSGFCVLRALKCLPEYLFAIICSDRFTNKMTNIVTGANYPAIKSSDIMNYIVHLPPIQLQNEFADFVAQVDKSQLAIQKSLEKLETLKQSLMQEYFG from the coding sequence ATGTTAAATCAAGCTCCATCGAGAGCTCAACAACATATTAGGAAAGGAGACATTGTTGTCTCAACCGTCCGACCAAATCTTAAAAATATAGCAATTACGGAGCTAGATGATGAGAATTTGGTAGCTTCCAGCGGATTCTGTGTGCTTAGAGCTTTGAAATGTTTACCAGAATATTTATTTGCAATAATTTGCTCTGATAGATTTACGAATAAAATGACTAATATTGTTACAGGAGCTAATTATCCTGCAATTAAATCTTCCGATATAATGAATTATATTGTTCATTTACCTCCAATTCAGTTACAAAACGAATTCGCAGACTTTGTAGCTCAAGTCGACAAATCACAATTGGCAATTCAAAAATCTCTGGAAAAATTGGAAACCTTGAAACAATCACTTATGCAGGAGTATTTCGGTTAA
- a CDS encoding AbrB family transcriptional regulator, translating into MVVKTRKQGNSITITIPSEFNIPSGVKYEAKLLPSGEIIFTPEELDHQVSYVSDDAFDLKLDTIFDEYDDVFKALVEK; encoded by the coding sequence ATGGTAGTAAAAACAAGAAAGCAAGGAAATTCAATCACCATTACGATTCCAAGTGAGTTCAATATTCCAAGTGGTGTTAAATACGAAGCGAAATTGTTACCAAGTGGCGAAATTATCTTTACTCCTGAAGAATTGGATCATCAGGTTTCTTATGTTTCTGATGATGCCTTTGACTTGAAATTGGATACAATTTTTGATGAATACGACGATGTTTTCAAAGCTTTGGTGGAAAAATGA
- a CDS encoding type II toxin-antitoxin system death-on-curing family toxin, whose amino-acid sequence MTVYLIEKQIEKINALAIQRYSPNEQIQTVSPSALNMIVNLPEQFVFGKPLYPTIFDKATILFVQLIKKHVFANANKRTAFYVLVKFLQLNGYHFSVSVEEAVDMCVTIEVEALTDEKMISYSKWISEHSIREKNKK is encoded by the coding sequence ATGACAGTCTATCTAATAGAAAAGCAAATTGAAAAAATCAATGCTTTAGCAATTCAACGGTATTCTCCAAATGAGCAAATTCAAACAGTTAGTCCTTCAGCGTTAAATATGATTGTGAACTTACCAGAACAATTTGTTTTTGGCAAACCTCTTTATCCAACAATTTTTGATAAAGCAACAATATTATTTGTCCAATTGATAAAGAAGCATGTTTTTGCCAATGCCAATAAACGAACAGCCTTTTATGTTTTGGTGAAATTTTTACAATTAAATGGTTATCACTTTTCTGTTTCTGTGGAAGAAGCGGTTGATATGTGTGTGACTATAGAGGTAGAAGCTTTAACTGATGAAAAAATGATAAGCTATTCTAAATGGATTTCTGAACATTCTATCAGAGAAAAGAACAAAAAGTAA